In Felis catus isolate Fca126 chromosome A3, F.catus_Fca126_mat1.0, whole genome shotgun sequence, a single genomic region encodes these proteins:
- the TNFRSF6B gene encoding tumor necrosis factor receptor superfamily member 6B has translation MWALERRGPPPLTRPWALPTLLLALAAQGATATAGALTYPWRDAETREWLVCGQCPPGTFVQRPCRRDAPTTCGACPPRHYTQFWNYLERCRYCNVICGEREEEARPCDATHNRACRCRPGFFAHAGFCLEHAPCPPGAGVTAPGTPSQNTQCQPCPPGTFSASSSSSEQCQPHRNCTALGLVLNVAGSASHDALCTSCAGFPLGTPEPGRPGAEECERAVIDFVAFQDWSFKKLLRLWQALRGPEAQGLVPPREGRNGLQPKLRQQLLELREAQAGALAVRLLRALREARLPGLERSVRTRFWAR, from the exons ATGTGGGCACTGGAGAGGCGGGGACCGCCGCCCTTGACCCGGCCTTGGGCGCTGCCCACCCTACTGTTGGCTCTGGCGGCACAGGGGGCGACGGCGACGGCGGGCGCGCTCACCTACCCGTGGCGGGACGCGGAGACCCGGGAGTGGCTGGTGTGCGGCCAGTGCCCCCCGGGCACCTTCGTGCAGCGGCCGTGCCGTCGGGATGCCCCCACGACGTGCGGCGCGTGCCCTCCGCGCCACTACACGCAGTTCTGGAACTACCTGGAGCGCTGCCGCTACTGCAACGTCATCTGCGGGGAACGCGAGGAGGAGGCGCGGCCCTGCGACGCCACCCACAACCGCGCCTGCCGCTGCCGCCCCGGCTTCTTCGCCCACGCGGGCTTCTGCCTGGAGCACGCGCCTTGCCCGCCCGGCGCGGGCGTGACTGCCCCCG gcacccccagccagAACACGCAATGCCAGCCGTGCCCCCCGGGCACCTTCTCGGCCAGCAGCTCGAGCTCGGAACAGTGCCAGCCCCACCGCAACTGCACGGCCCTGGGCCTCGTCCTCAACGTGGCCGGCTCCGCCTCCCACGACGCCCTGTGCACTAGCTGCGCCGGCTTCCCACTCGGCACCCCGGAGCCAGGGAGgccag GAGCCGAGGAGTGTGAGCGCGCTGTCATTGACTTCGTGGCTTTCCAGGACTGGTCCTTCAAGAAGCTCCTGCGGCTGTGGCAGGCGCTCAGGGGCCCAGAAGCACAAGGCCTAGTGCCACCCAGGGAGGGTCGCAACGGCCTGCAGCCTAAGCTGAGGCAGCAGCTCCTGGAGCTCCGTGAGGCGCAGGCTGGGGCGCTGGCTGTGCGGCTGCTGCGGGCCCTGCGCGAAGCCCGGCTGCCTGGGCTGGAGCGCAGTGTCCGCACACGCTTCTGGGCACGCTGA